The following proteins are encoded in a genomic region of Lachnospiraceae bacterium KM106-2:
- a CDS encoding phosphate transport system regulatory protein PhoU, with the protein MRSRFDEELEQLNEELITMGSYIEHSIESAVKALSDSDIAMAKAAIAYDNEVDQKEKEIEHLCLKLLLQQQPVARDLRLISAALKMITDMERIGDQASDISEIAMYLSEGDNIMELENIAKMGKETIKMVTNSIDAFVKGDLNLAKAVIEQDDVVDHLFLEVKHELIALIRENVNYSEQATDWLMVAKYFERIGDHATNIAEWVIFSMTGKHED; encoded by the coding sequence ATGAGAAGTCGTTTTGATGAAGAACTAGAGCAATTAAATGAAGAACTGATCACAATGGGAAGTTACATTGAACATTCCATTGAAAGTGCAGTTAAGGCACTTTCCGATAGTGATATTGCAATGGCAAAAGCTGCTATTGCTTATGATAATGAGGTTGATCAAAAAGAAAAAGAAATTGAACATTTATGTCTAAAACTTCTATTACAGCAGCAGCCTGTTGCAAGAGATTTAAGGCTGATTAGTGCAGCACTTAAGATGATTACAGATATGGAACGAATCGGTGATCAGGCTTCTGATATTTCAGAAATTGCCATGTATCTTTCCGAGGGTGATAATATCATGGAGCTCGAAAATATCGCTAAAATGGGAAAAGAAACAATTAAGATGGTTACAAACAGCATCGATGCATTCGTAAAAGGCGATTTAAACCTTGCGAAGGCCGTAATTGAGCAAGATGATGTGGTAGATCATCTCTTCCTTGAAGTGAAACATGAGCTGATCGCACTAATTCGTGAAAATGTAAACTATAGTGAGCAGGCAACAGACTGGCTTATGGTTGCAAAATATTTTGAGCGAATCGGCGATCATGCAACAAATATTGCAGAGTGGGTTATCTTTTCCATGACCGGAAAACATGAAGATTAG
- a CDS encoding phosphate transport system permease protein PstA — protein sequence MEAINQLTWKDRLNSYKKHPMSFLILLLVIAAAVITFGILLLLVGYILAKGVPYITPDLFSMTYTTENVSLMPAVINTIEITAMALLLAVPIGICSAIYLVEYAKRGNKLVKVVALTAETLTGIPSIVYGLFGMLFFVTALKWSMSLLAGACTLAIMILPLIMRTTEEALKAVPDSFREGSFGLGAGRLRTVFRVVLPSAMPGILSGIILAIGRIVGETAALIYTAGTVAAVPPNIMGSGRTLAVHMYSISSEGLHTNQAYATAVVLLIIVFLINTASSWVAKKLSSSNR from the coding sequence ATGGAGGCTATTAATCAGTTGACATGGAAAGATCGACTTAACAGTTATAAAAAACATCCGATGTCCTTCTTGATCTTACTGCTAGTCATTGCAGCAGCAGTGATAACATTTGGAATTTTACTATTATTAGTCGGATACATTTTAGCAAAAGGTGTTCCTTACATTACACCAGATTTGTTTTCCATGACTTATACGACAGAAAATGTATCATTGATGCCAGCGGTGATCAATACTATTGAAATTACAGCAATGGCATTGTTATTAGCGGTTCCAATCGGTATTTGCTCAGCAATCTATCTTGTAGAATATGCAAAGCGTGGAAATAAGTTAGTTAAAGTAGTTGCATTAACAGCAGAGACACTTACTGGTATCCCATCTATTGTATATGGACTTTTCGGAATGTTATTCTTTGTAACAGCATTAAAGTGGTCAATGTCTTTACTTGCAGGTGCGTGTACCCTTGCAATTATGATACTTCCACTTATTATGAGAACGACGGAAGAAGCCTTAAAGGCGGTTCCAGATAGCTTTCGAGAAGGAAGTTTTGGTCTTGGAGCAGGTAGACTTCGTACCGTATTTAGAGTCGTTTTACCAAGTGCGATGCCGGGAATCCTTTCAGGAATTATTCTTGCAATTGGTCGTATCGTCGGTGAGACAGCTGCATTGATCTATACAGCAGGTACGGTAGCAGCAGTACCACCAAATATCATGGGAAGTGGTCGTACTCTTGCAGTTCATATGTATAGTATCTCAAGTGAAGGATTGCATACCAATCAAGCATATGCAACAGCAGTTGTATTATTGATCATCGTATTTTTGATCAATACAGCATCATCATGGGTAGCTAAGAAACTTAGTTCATCAAATCGTTAG
- a CDS encoding phosphate transport ATP-binding protein PstB yields MRNKFIINHLDLHYGDFKALKDINITIPENEITAFIGPSGCGKSTFIKSLNRMNDLVEGCKITGEVLLDDVNIYKDIEVNELRKRVGMVFQKPNPFPMSIYDNIAYGPRTHGIRNKVQLDEIVEKSLRDAAIWDEVKDRLKKSALGLSGGQQQRICIARALAVAPEVLLMDEPTSALDPISTSKIEELVLQLKKDYTIVMVTHNMQQATRISDKTVFFLLGEVIEQGKTEDMFSMPKDKRTEDYITGRFG; encoded by the coding sequence ATGAGAAATAAATTTATAATTAATCATCTTGATTTACATTACGGTGATTTCAAAGCATTAAAAGATATTAATATTACAATACCGGAAAATGAAATTACTGCTTTTATCGGACCTAGTGGCTGTGGTAAATCCACATTTATTAAATCCTTAAACCGTATGAATGATTTGGTGGAAGGATGTAAGATTACAGGAGAAGTGTTATTAGATGACGTTAATATCTACAAGGATATTGAAGTAAATGAACTTCGTAAACGTGTCGGAATGGTATTTCAAAAACCAAATCCTTTTCCAATGAGTATCTATGATAATATTGCTTATGGCCCTAGAACCCATGGGATTAGAAATAAAGTTCAGTTAGATGAGATTGTTGAAAAGTCACTTCGTGATGCAGCAATTTGGGATGAGGTAAAAGATCGTTTGAAAAAGAGTGCACTTGGATTATCTGGTGGACAACAGCAAAGAATCTGTATTGCCAGAGCATTAGCAGTTGCACCTGAAGTACTCTTAATGGATGAACCGACTTCTGCATTAGATCCAATTTCAACTTCTAAAATTGAGGAACTTGTTCTACAGTTGAAAAAAGACTATACTATTGTTATGGTAACGCATAATATGCAGCAGGCGACCAGAATCTCGGATAAGACAGTATTCTTCTTACTTGGTGAAGTGATTGAGCAAGGAAAAACAGAAGATATGTTCTCGATGCCAAAGGATAAGAGAACAGAGGATTATATAACAGGGAGGTTTGGTTGA
- a CDS encoding methyl-accepting chemotaxis protein, producing the protein MEQEVKTRKYKEKSQRDKRVNKNMAIAISAILLVCILSAFNMMAKGEGSKSMLMAMAGLSAVVIVIDLVLYFKNKQSKKLRYFVLGSFLIMYLFYVYFKVGDYARIAIVPALLVTVLFYDVKFTKIMYFFGMLEYTALIILRVVEDGNTVYLQELGVIYLTVGIIYSIVLLGHKFTHDITQSLMDEQEIQKEILDDILNISKVVQEESVKTKEIVDKLEQSTEIVNEAVGEISQSTQSNAENIEEQSVMTKSIQDNIYTTLDHTQQVMELADRSKETIENSQKTMGNLKDQSQTISETNRQVMDSMVKLQERTKEVQAITEMIFEISSQTNLLALNASIESARAGEAGRGFAVVAEQIRQLAEQTRQSTESISQIVEELNKNAVEAGDNVKESIQATDAQGTVINDAVEHYKEMADNIAELHENIQSVGEMLSDVSTHNDRIVDSISQLSATSEEITASSQEATAVSESSKQDANVAKISLDHVLEIVHRVDKYM; encoded by the coding sequence ATGGAACAGGAAGTTAAGACACGAAAGTACAAAGAAAAGTCACAAAGAGACAAGCGTGTAAATAAGAATATGGCCATTGCAATTAGTGCCATTTTACTTGTCTGTATTTTATCCGCGTTTAACATGATGGCTAAAGGCGAAGGATCTAAAAGCATGTTAATGGCTATGGCTGGTCTATCAGCTGTAGTAATTGTAATTGATTTAGTATTATATTTTAAAAATAAGCAGTCAAAGAAATTACGTTATTTTGTACTGGGATCATTTTTGATCATGTATTTGTTTTATGTATATTTTAAAGTAGGGGATTATGCAAGAATTGCTATAGTACCGGCTTTGCTTGTAACCGTACTTTTTTACGATGTTAAATTTACAAAGATCATGTATTTCTTTGGTATGCTTGAATATACAGCATTGATCATTTTAAGAGTCGTAGAAGATGGAAATACCGTATACTTACAAGAATTAGGTGTTATTTACTTAACTGTAGGTATCATTTACTCGATCGTATTACTTGGTCATAAGTTTACTCATGATATTACACAGAGTTTAATGGATGAACAAGAGATTCAAAAAGAAATCTTAGATGATATTTTAAATATTTCTAAGGTCGTACAAGAGGAATCTGTTAAGACAAAAGAGATCGTAGACAAGTTAGAGCAGTCAACTGAGATCGTAAATGAAGCAGTAGGTGAGATTTCTCAAAGTACTCAGTCGAATGCGGAAAATATTGAAGAACAGTCAGTCATGACAAAATCTATTCAGGATAATATCTATACAACGTTAGATCATACGCAGCAGGTTATGGAATTAGCAGATCGTTCGAAAGAAACGATTGAGAATAGTCAGAAGACAATGGGAAATCTTAAAGATCAATCTCAGACAATCTCTGAAACCAACCGTCAAGTTATGGATTCTATGGTGAAACTTCAAGAGAGAACAAAAGAAGTTCAAGCGATTACAGAGATGATCTTTGAGATCTCAAGTCAAACTAATTTATTAGCATTGAATGCTTCTATTGAAAGTGCGAGAGCAGGGGAAGCAGGAAGAGGTTTTGCTGTTGTAGCAGAACAAATTAGACAATTAGCCGAACAGACAAGACAATCAACTGAGAGTATTTCACAGATTGTTGAAGAATTAAATAAGAATGCAGTTGAAGCAGGAGACAATGTAAAAGAGTCGATACAAGCAACAGATGCACAAGGAACGGTTATTAATGATGCGGTTGAGCATTACAAAGAGATGGCAGATAACATTGCAGAACTTCATGAGAATATCCAATCAGTTGGGGAGATGTTATCAGATGTCTCAACACATAATGATCGTATCGTAGACAGCATTAGTCAATTATCTGCTACAAGTGAGGAGATTACAGCTAGTAGCCAGGAAGCAACTGCAGTCAGCGAATCAAGTAAACAGGATGCCAATGTTGCAAAAATAAGTTTGGATCATGTTCTTGAGATTGTTCATAGAGTAGATAAGTATATGTAA
- a CDS encoding phosphate regulon transcriptional regulatory protein PhoB gives MLIYVVEDDENIREIETYALKNAGFEVKSFESGEAFWQEIELLVPDLVILDIMLPQEDGMSILASLRKKTVTKQLPIMMITAKSMEIDKVKGLDAGADDYMTKPFGIMELVSRVKALLRRTAKPESNSVLSIGDLVLDKEKHQVSVHDQLVELTYKEYELLKLLMKNKNIVLSRDKIMERVWGFDYEGESRTVDMHIKTLRQKLGDQGSMIKTVRNVGYKIGDQT, from the coding sequence ATGTTAATATATGTTGTCGAGGATGATGAAAATATTAGGGAAATTGAGACTTATGCTTTAAAGAATGCTGGTTTTGAAGTTAAGAGCTTCGAATCAGGGGAGGCATTCTGGCAGGAGATAGAACTTTTAGTACCAGATCTAGTCATTTTAGATATCATGCTTCCTCAAGAGGATGGCATGTCTATTTTAGCGTCTCTCCGTAAGAAAACAGTAACAAAGCAGCTCCCGATCATGATGATTACTGCAAAATCAATGGAAATTGATAAGGTAAAGGGCTTAGATGCGGGAGCTGATGACTATATGACAAAACCATTTGGAATTATGGAATTAGTTTCAAGAGTGAAAGCATTACTCAGAAGGACGGCAAAACCAGAATCCAATTCCGTTTTATCAATTGGTGATCTTGTCCTAGATAAGGAAAAGCATCAAGTTTCGGTACATGATCAATTAGTGGAATTAACATATAAAGAGTACGAACTGTTAAAGCTATTGATGAAGAATAAAAATATTGTCTTATCGCGAGACAAGATCATGGAACGAGTATGGGGCTTTGATTATGAAGGAGAGAGCCGTACGGTTGATATGCATATTAAGACATTGAGACAAAAGTTAGGAGATCAGGGCAGTATGATCAAGACGGTCCGAAATGTCGGATATAAAATAGGGGATCAGACATGA
- a CDS encoding phosphate regulon sensor protein PhoR — MKRKINIGLCIIGVLSIILTTLLSVFVCYKVFQKQVFSDLSTYTNIIVESNLLNKSDRELDAVDIKGVRVTQIAKDGIVLYDNYSDPSKMDNHSNRPEVQSAVSHGSGKAVRHSDTLHENTYYYAVRLTDGTILRVAKEAKSIYSMFTSAVPTLSVIAFFLFIISFLMARFFTKGIIRPIEKMASHLDNMDPYVVYDELVPFARIIKSQHEDIINKMAELEQENAKIQAITNYMGEGLLLVDKDEKIVIANPSAKHLLDNCSNDLTGQKVVYLSRNDRLKECIYKALEGQRNYIEFEMEDARLQAFANPVLNEGQVVGAICFIVDVTDKMKNEKMRREFSANVSHELKTPLAGISGYAELISQGIAQGEDVVHFAKEIHACSTRLLKLINDIIEISHLEETDNHAEQTKINLYEVVKKCYKEQQPSAVKRGVDFKFSGCDCFVIGSQIMLEELVTNLCENAIRYNKPNGSVEVVLEQQAGKAVLTVSDTGIGIPKKYQERVFERFFRVDKSRSKETGGTGLGLAIVKHVVQWHNASLQLESTENVGTTIKIIFP; from the coding sequence ATGAAAAGAAAAATAAATATTGGACTTTGTATTATAGGAGTGTTATCAATCATATTGACAACACTTCTTTCTGTATTTGTATGCTATAAAGTATTTCAAAAGCAGGTATTTTCGGACTTATCTACGTATACCAATATCATTGTGGAGAGTAATCTGTTAAATAAAAGTGATAGAGAGTTAGATGCAGTAGATATAAAAGGGGTTCGTGTTACACAAATAGCAAAAGATGGAATCGTATTATATGATAACTATTCAGATCCATCCAAGATGGACAATCATTCTAATCGTCCAGAGGTGCAAAGTGCGGTAAGTCATGGGAGTGGAAAGGCAGTTCGTCATTCTGACACCCTCCATGAAAACACTTATTATTATGCCGTTCGCTTAACCGATGGGACTATTCTAAGAGTTGCAAAAGAAGCAAAAAGTATCTATTCTATGTTCACATCAGCAGTGCCAACCTTATCTGTGATCGCATTCTTTTTATTTATCATTAGTTTCTTAATGGCAAGATTCTTTACAAAAGGGATCATCCGTCCGATCGAGAAGATGGCAAGTCATTTGGATAATATGGATCCTTATGTGGTTTATGATGAGCTTGTACCATTTGCAAGGATCATTAAGAGTCAGCATGAAGATATTATAAATAAAATGGCTGAACTAGAGCAGGAGAATGCAAAGATACAAGCAATTACAAACTATATGGGAGAAGGACTTCTGTTAGTGGATAAAGATGAGAAGATTGTAATTGCGAATCCAAGTGCTAAACATTTATTAGATAATTGTAGTAATGATCTGACTGGGCAGAAGGTTGTATATTTGTCACGAAACGACCGACTAAAAGAGTGCATTTATAAAGCATTGGAAGGTCAGCGTAACTATATTGAGTTTGAGATGGAGGATGCTAGATTACAGGCATTTGCGAACCCTGTTCTTAATGAGGGACAGGTTGTAGGAGCAATCTGCTTTATTGTTGATGTAACGGATAAAATGAAGAATGAAAAGATGCGCAGAGAGTTTAGCGCAAATGTTTCTCACGAGCTAAAGACTCCACTAGCCGGAATATCGGGCTACGCAGAATTGATCAGCCAAGGAATCGCTCAGGGTGAAGATGTTGTTCATTTTGCAAAAGAGATTCACGCTTGTTCTACAAGACTGCTGAAGTTGATCAATGATATTATCGAGATCTCTCATCTGGAAGAGACTGATAATCATGCAGAACAGACAAAGATCAATCTTTATGAAGTGGTCAAAAAATGTTATAAAGAACAACAGCCTTCTGCAGTGAAACGAGGAGTAGACTTTAAGTTTAGTGGGTGTGACTGCTTCGTGATAGGAAGTCAGATCATGTTAGAAGAGTTAGTGACTAATCTTTGTGAAAATGCAATTCGTTATAATAAACCAAACGGCAGCGTTGAGGTGGTTTTAGAGCAGCAGGCAGGAAAGGCTGTATTAACGGTTTCAGATACCGGTATCGGTATTCCGAAGAAATATCAAGAACGTGTATTTGAGAGATTCTTCCGAGTAGATAAGAGCAGATCGAAGGAAACAGGAGGAACCGGACTTGGCCTTGCGATTGTCAAACATGTAGTGCAATGGCATAATGCGTCTCTACAATTGGAGAGTACAGAAAACGTGGGTACTACGATCAAAATAATCTTTCCTTAA